In a single window of the Entelurus aequoreus isolate RoL-2023_Sb linkage group LG16, RoL_Eaeq_v1.1, whole genome shotgun sequence genome:
- the ccr9a gene encoding C-C chemokine receptor type 9a: MTAMDDIMTDLVTEDPSYSGATTTDDYDYRDLMCDLASVRYFRRMCEPPLFWIIALVGGAGNLAVVWIYLNFRRRLKTMTDIFLLNLAMADLLFLITLPLWAVEASQGWSFGSALCKITSGLYKVNLFSSTLLLTCISVDRYVVIVQLAKAQNSQAERRRCGRLACAVVWLAAVLLAIPELAFATTAVADGGPQEFCRMVFPPHVGQRTKMAVLSVQVVMGFGLPFLVMAACYSAVMATLLKTRNFQKHKAMRVIMTVVVVFLVSQLPHNVVLVTEAVQAGNATMTDCEELKRFLKVGQVLKGVAYLHACLNPFLYAFVGVRFRRDLLQLLRGCRRTPPSDQPTRSSKSQLGSLRVSESDTSQALSL, encoded by the exons ATGACTGCCATGGATGACATCATGACAGACTTGGTGACTGAG GACCCATCATACAGTGGGGCGACAACCACCGACGACTATGACTATCGCGACCTGATGTGCGACCTGGCATCCGTGCGCTACTTTAGGCGCATGTGTGAGCCGCCGCTGTTCTGGATCATCGCGCTGGTGGGCGGAGCCGGCAACCTGGCAGTGGTGTGGATTTACCTGAACTTTCGGCGGCGACTGAAGACCATGACAGACATCTTCCTGCTCAACCTGGCGATGGCGGACCTTTTATTTCTGATCACGCTCCCGCTGTGGGCGGTAGAGGCGTCTCAAGGCTGGAGCTTTGGCTCCGCCCTCTGCAAGATCACCTCGGGCCTGTACAAGGTGAACCTGTTCAGCAGCACGCTCCTGCTCACCTGCATCAGCGTGGACCGCTACGTCGTCATTGTGCAGCTCGCCAAGGCACAAAACTCACAGGCGGAGCGGCGCCGCTGTGGCCGGCTGGCATGTGCAGTGGTGTGGCTCGCCGCCGTGCTGCTGGCCATACCCGAGCTGGCGTTCGCCACAACGGCGGTGGCGGACGGCGGCCCGCAGGAGTTCTGCAGGATGGTGTTCCCGCCACACGTGGGGCAGCGTACCAAGATGGCAGTGCTATCGGTACAGGTGGTCATGGGCTTCGGTCTGCCCTTCCTTGTCATGGCGGCGTGCTACAGCGCAGTCATGGCCACACTGCTTAAAACGCGCAACTTTCAGAAGCACAAAGCCATGCGTGTCATCATGACGGTGGTGGTGGTCTTCTTGGTGTCGCAGCTGCCTCACAACGTCGTGCTGGTAACAGAGGCGGTACAGGCGGGCAACGCGACCATGACGGACTGCGAGGAGCTTAAACGTTTTCTGAAGGTAGGCCAGGTGCTGAAGGGCGTGGCGTACCTGCATGCCTGCCTCAACCCCTTCCTTTACGCCTTTGTGGGCGTGCGCTTCCGCCGTGACCTCCTGCAGCTGCTGAGAGGCTGCCGCCGCACGCCACCTTCAGACCAACCAACTCGCTCCAGCAAAAGTCAGCTGGGTTCATTGAGAGTGTCTGAAAGCGATACGTCACAGGCTCTGTCGCTATAG
- the bfsp2 gene encoding phakinin — protein MTTKVTGHRWTKAAIFPEALPNINPGGVLPSEVLSVMPLPRRRSFILGQSSERLNAAPGRVAPGSPSSRGVFVGTASPMGGMSSLGTRVSRRALGISSVFLQGMRSTTVSVLPRAGERVGQGAAGGAEPGLNTCLMEYRDKVRALEQLNQQLEEQIRLSLDRKASRAGAWGPLRRDWEDVYRQVSEAILDNARLMLQTENVQANAEDLKERYDNEQPFRKAVEEEISSLYKVIEDAGLTRAELEQQIDDMRAELEQLERNHEQDVRLLYSQMCGREVDQPDAPIETSLDQILAYIRNHWEKVMEKNRAETDSYPECKDAKSVSRLSPEEEELEALKVQCSDAGCKIQSLQAETESIRALKRGLENSLGDARHWHDMELQNLSSVVSKLEAELVDVRGEMEQQRRDFDALLRNKQHLEDEIQLYHCILDGEERRFPPAESLCKDIEGPSRTPVGSNSSIPPSVPPIGTCSQPGSV, from the exons atgacaacaaagGTGACAGGTCACAGATGGACAAAGGCAGCCATCTTTCCAGAAGCTCTTCCTAACATAAATCCAGGTGGCGTTCTGCCCTCCGAGGTTTTGTCAGTCATGCCATTGCCGCGACGTCGCTCCTTCATTTTGGGACAGTCGTCCGAGCGACTAAACGCCGCACCCGGCAGGGTTGCTCCGGGCAGCCCCTCGTCGCGGGGTGTCTTTGTGGGGACTGCGTCCCCAATGGGCGGGATGTCCAGCCTGGGGACACGGGTGTCCCGCCGGGCTCTGGGCATCAGCAGTGTCTTCCTGCAGGGGATGAGGAGCACCACTGTATCGGTTCTTCCCCGGGCAGGAGAGCGGGTCGGACAGGGTGCTGCAGGGGGGGCCGAACCGGGCCTGAACACCTGCCTGATGGAGTACCGTGACAAAGTGCGAGCACTGGAGCAGCTCAACCAACAGCTGGAGGAGCAGATTCGGTTAAGCTTGGACCGCAAGGCGTCCCGCGCCGGTGCCTGGGGTCCGCTGAGGCGGGACTGGGAGGATGTCTACAGGCAG GTAAGTGAGGCCATCTTGGACAACGCTCGGCTGATGCTGCAGACTGAGAACGTCCAGGCCAACGCAGAGGACTTGAAGGAAAG GTACGACAACGAGCAACCATTTAGGAAGGCGGTGGAGGAGGAGATCAGCTCCCTCTACAAGGTCATTGAGGACGCCGGCCTGACGAGGGCGGAGCTTGAGCAGCAGATAGATGACATGCGAGCTGAACTTGAACAACTGGAGCGCAATCACGAGCAG GACGTCCGTCTCCTCTACAGTCAGATGTGTGGACGTGAAGTGGATCAGCCAGATGCTCCTATTGAAACCAGTCTGGACCAGATCCTGGCCTACATCCGCAACCATTGGGAGAAGGTGATGGAGAAGAACCGAGCCGAGACCGACAGCTACCCAGAATGCAAG GACGCCAAGTCTGTGAGCCGGCTTAGTCCGGAAGAGGAGGAGCTTGAGGCGTTGAAGGTCCAATGCTCTGATGCCGGCTGCAAGATCCAAAGTCTGCAAGCAGAGACTGAATCTATTCGCGCTCTG AAACGCGGCCTGGAGAACTCACTGGGCGATGCTCGCCACTGGCACGACATGGAGCTACAGAACCTTAGCTCTGTGGTGTCCAAGCTGGAGGCGGAGCTTGTGGATGTGCGCGGCGAGATGGAACAGCAGCGCCGAGACTTCGACGCTCTGCTGAGAAACAAGCAGCATCTGGAGGACGAGATCCAGCTCTATCACTGCATCCTGGACGGAGAGGAACGCCGCTTCCCGCCTGCCGAGTCTCT GTGCAAGGACATCGAAGGACCATCCAGGACTCCCGTGGGTTCAAACTCCAGCATCCCTCCTTCGGTACCCCCAATTGGGACCTGCAGTCAACCTGGTTCAGTTTGA
- the si:dkey-154p10.3 gene encoding zinc finger protein 2 isoform X1, translating into MSPYRVKGHDIQHTSQTEPAAGGDVTNSSWKQRYRDVSPVTVQLSGGAVRASLYCDIIDGLSGLAESFLVEIYRCKLCQFTCDLKTTISSHLLLRHHPPSLTSLACMDRAEEAGLRQAALVYPLDLAEAKQSEDDEDFLLYNMLDNMSPPTCDVISTEGGLQVSRLFEDDESIFSLKRMPEDLPGATDTPGTQEEMAQSAHLKTLGLCRITAARTPLPPVSVQLHLADDSDQLPRTDARKDAKRRRLSCPVKLPSRRLMDAHDKCHKSSSGTACCKLTPNRWVELRPDWRKRRRRKEEKTEEDCSKDENADKSQPLIGSADSRKKKKRHPDSDSSATPKEDDEKDEDEEEESSGFICSLCHRKFSSKVTLQRHLGVHSGDKPFSCPHCSYRSRLKESLLQHIRTHTGEKPYKCAECSYASIDRSSLLRHSRTHSLEKPYKCQHCDYRSIQKKSLDLHARRHHTGETFPCQQCEYSSPDRQLLLRHTRRRHAPSQRKSSNLF; encoded by the exons ATGTCACCCTACAGGGTCAAAGGGCACGACATCCAGCACACGTCACAGACGGAACCTGCGGCCGGCGGTGACGTCACCAATTCAAGTTGGAAGCAACGTTACCGTGACGTCAGTCCCGTAACGGTACAGCTGAGCGGCGGTGCCGTAAGAGCCAGTCTGTACTGTGACATTATTGATGGCCTCAGTGGCCTGGCGGAATCCTTCCTGGTGGAGATTTACCGCTGTAAGCTTTGCCAGTTCACCTGCGACCTGAAGACCACCATCAGCAGCCACCTGCTGCTCAGGCACCACCCCCCTTCCCTCACTTCACTGGCCTGCATGGACCGGGCCGAGGAGGCGGGGCTTCGGCAGGCTGCCTTGGTCTACCCGCTGGACCTGGCAGAGGCCAAACAAAGTGAGGACGATGAGGACTTCCTGCTCTACAACATGCTGGACAACATGAGCCCGCCCACCTGTGACGTCATCAGCACTGAGGGAGGGCTGCAG GTTAGCCGCCTGTTTGAGGATGACGAGTCCATCTTCTCTCTGAAAAGGATGCCTGAGGACCTACCTGGTGCCACCGACACCCCCGGCACTCAGGAGGAAATGGCGCAGTCCGCCCACCTGAAGACGCTCGGACTGTGCCGCATCACCGCCGCCCGTACGCCTTTGCCTCCCGTTTCTGTCCAACTGCATCTGGCTGATGACTCGGACCAGCTGCCGCGCACGGACGCCCGGAAAGACGCCAAGAGACGGCGTCTGTCGTGTCCCGTGAAGCTGCCGTCCAGGCGGCTGATGGACGCGCATGACAAGTGTCACAAGTCATCAAGTGGCACCGCGTGCTGCAAACTGACACCTAATAGGTGGGTGGAACTAAGGCCTGATTGGAGGAAGCGCCGCAGGAGGAAGGAGGAGAAAACAGAAGAGGACTGTTCAAAAGACGAGAACGCAG ATAAAAGTCAACCTTTGATTGGATCAGCTGACagcaggaaaaagaagaagaggcACCCAGACAG CGACTCGTCGGCGACACCGAAAGAAGACGACGAAAAAgacgaagacgaagaagaagagtcGTCCGGTTTCATCTGCTCGCTTTGTCACAG GAAGTTCTCTAGCAAAGTGACACTGCAGCGCCACCTGGGGGTCCACAGTGGAGACAAACCTTTCTCATGTCCTCACTGTTCTTATAGGAGCCGACTGAAGGAATCTCTTCTGCAACACATCAGGACACACACAg GTGAGAAGCCGTACAAGTGTGCTGAGTGTTCATATGCGTCCATTGATCGCAGTTCTCTGCTGCGACACTCCAGAACTCACAGCCTCGAGAAACCTTACAAGTGTCAACACTGTGACTACCGCAG TATCCAGAAGAAAAGTTTGGATCTTCACGCCCGGCGCCATCACACCGGAGAGACGTTTCCATGCCAACAGTGTGAGTATTCCAGTCCTGACCGCCAGCTGCTTCTGCGACACACACGCAGACGCCACGCCCCCTCCCAGAGAAAGTCGTCCAATCTGTTTTGA
- the LOC133630993 gene encoding protein disulfide-isomerase TMX3-like, producing MSDKKTLVLSAFLLCASVTSVWTFVEELDDSLLDTREENDVWLIKFYAPWCSFCKQLDPVWHQIGSELRSAGSHVNVGKCDATASLALANEFKVRGYPAILMWKKDVKYNYSGARTKDGIIEFVDRVSGPLIRPLTSVELFQHTLSRHDVMFVYVGASSPLKGVYSAAAQDLIVSTFFYSASRDVLPKTVTLSSLPAVVVFKDGTYYSYNEASDGELKAWINRERFLNYMKVDSYTLYAMGESGKLVLLAVLDDTQQSLRYKSLIQEVAQNYKDIYNRNIYFGFMEGNRYINGLIMGELSLPAIVMLNLSTDSYFLPLRPVDTERHLVDFVDGVLDGSVQGQGGNTITQQIRRFIYDSKVTLVPLLKDAPLLGCFLLSFPLCLIGFLCSLCWKARFGSEDNDNDNDNDDGKEPSWCHRKIPNKKSD from the exons ATGTCTGACAAGAAGACACTCGTGCTCTCAG CGTTTCTGCTGTGTGCGTCCGTCACGTCGGTTTGGACCTTCGTGGAGGAACTTGATGACTC TTTGCTGGACACGCGTGAAGAAAATGATGTTTGGCTCATTAAA TTTTACGCCCCCTGGTGTTCCTTTTGCAAACAGTTGGATCCTGTGTGGCATCAAATCGGTTCCGAGTTGAGGAGTGCCGGATCTCACGTCAACGTTGGCAAATGTGACGCAACGGCTAGCCTGG ctTTAGCCAATGAGTTCAAAGTGCGAGGCTATCCCGCCATCCTCAT GTGGAAGAAAGATGTGAAATATAATTATTCAGGCGCCAGAACCAAGGATGGAATCATAGAGTTTGTTGACCGGGTGAGCGG TCCATTGATTCGGCCTTTGACTAGTGTGGAGCTCTTCCAGCATACATTGAGTCGTCATGACGTCATGTTTGTTTACGTTGGAGCGTCATCACCACTTAag GGCGTGTACTCGGCTGCTGCTCAGGATCTCATCGTATCTACTTTTTTCTACTCTGCAAGCAGGGACGTCCTGCCTAAG ACTGTGACGCTGTCTTCCCTTCCTGCCGTGGTCGTGTTCAAAGATGGAACCTACTACAGCTACAACG AGGCGAGCGACGGCGAGCTGAAGGCATGGATCAACAGAGAGCGCTTCCTCAACTACATGAAGGTGGACAGCTACACGCTGTACGCCATGGGAGAGTCAG GTAAACTGGTGCTGCTGGCCGTGCTGGACGACACCCAACAGAGTCTCAG GTACAAAAGTCTCATACAGGAAGTAGCTCAAAACTACAAAGACATCTACAACAG AAATATTTACTTTGGCTTCATGGAGGGAAACCGATACATTAATGGACTCATCAtggg cGAGCTAAGTCTCCCCGCCATCGTCATGTTGAATCTGTCCACTGACAGCTACTTCCTGCCGCTAAGGCCGGTGGACACAGAGCGCCACCTGGTGGACTTTGTGGATGGAGTTCTGGATGGCAGCGTGCAA GGTCAAGGAGGAAACACAATCACTCAGCAAATCAGACGCTTCATCTACGACAGCAAAGTCACACTCGTG CCGCTTCTCAAGGATGCGCCGCTGCTCGGCTGCTTCCTGCTCAGCTTTCCACTCTGCCTGATTGGATTCTTGTGCTCTCTGTGCTGGAAGGCCCGGTTTGGCTCAGAAGACAACGACAACGACAACGACAATGACGACGGCAAGGAGCCGTCATGGTGTCATAGAAAAATACCCAACAAGAAGTCTGACTGA
- the si:dkey-154p10.3 gene encoding zinc finger protein 335 isoform X2, which yields MSPYRVKGHDIQHTSQTEPAAGGDVTNSSWKQRYRDVSPVTVQLSGGAVRASLYCDIIDGLSGLAESFLVEIYRCKLCQFTCDLKTTISSHLLLRHHPPSLTSLACMDRAEEAGLRQAALVYPLDLAEAKQSEDDEDFLLYNMLDNMSPPTCDVISTEGGLQVSRLFEDDESIFSLKRMPEDLPGATDTPGTQEEMAQSAHLKTLGLCRITAARTPLPPVSVQLHLADDSDQLPRTDARKDAKRRRLSCPVKLPSRRLMDAHDKCHKSSSGTACCKLTPNRWVELRPDWRKRRRRKEEKTEEDCSKDENADKSQPLIGSADSRKKKKRHPDSDSSATPKEDDEKDEDEEEESSGFICSLCHRKFSSKVTLQRHLGVHSGDKPFSCPHCSYRSRLKESLLQHIRTHTELTASRNLTSVNTVTTAVSRRKVWIFTPGAITPERRFHANSVSIPVLTASCFCDTHADATPPPRESRPICFECQLVWTYKTMRQRRNHVIQNG from the exons ATGTCACCCTACAGGGTCAAAGGGCACGACATCCAGCACACGTCACAGACGGAACCTGCGGCCGGCGGTGACGTCACCAATTCAAGTTGGAAGCAACGTTACCGTGACGTCAGTCCCGTAACGGTACAGCTGAGCGGCGGTGCCGTAAGAGCCAGTCTGTACTGTGACATTATTGATGGCCTCAGTGGCCTGGCGGAATCCTTCCTGGTGGAGATTTACCGCTGTAAGCTTTGCCAGTTCACCTGCGACCTGAAGACCACCATCAGCAGCCACCTGCTGCTCAGGCACCACCCCCCTTCCCTCACTTCACTGGCCTGCATGGACCGGGCCGAGGAGGCGGGGCTTCGGCAGGCTGCCTTGGTCTACCCGCTGGACCTGGCAGAGGCCAAACAAAGTGAGGACGATGAGGACTTCCTGCTCTACAACATGCTGGACAACATGAGCCCGCCCACCTGTGACGTCATCAGCACTGAGGGAGGGCTGCAG GTTAGCCGCCTGTTTGAGGATGACGAGTCCATCTTCTCTCTGAAAAGGATGCCTGAGGACCTACCTGGTGCCACCGACACCCCCGGCACTCAGGAGGAAATGGCGCAGTCCGCCCACCTGAAGACGCTCGGACTGTGCCGCATCACCGCCGCCCGTACGCCTTTGCCTCCCGTTTCTGTCCAACTGCATCTGGCTGATGACTCGGACCAGCTGCCGCGCACGGACGCCCGGAAAGACGCCAAGAGACGGCGTCTGTCGTGTCCCGTGAAGCTGCCGTCCAGGCGGCTGATGGACGCGCATGACAAGTGTCACAAGTCATCAAGTGGCACCGCGTGCTGCAAACTGACACCTAATAGGTGGGTGGAACTAAGGCCTGATTGGAGGAAGCGCCGCAGGAGGAAGGAGGAGAAAACAGAAGAGGACTGTTCAAAAGACGAGAACGCAG ATAAAAGTCAACCTTTGATTGGATCAGCTGACagcaggaaaaagaagaagaggcACCCAGACAG CGACTCGTCGGCGACACCGAAAGAAGACGACGAAAAAgacgaagacgaagaagaagagtcGTCCGGTTTCATCTGCTCGCTTTGTCACAG GAAGTTCTCTAGCAAAGTGACACTGCAGCGCCACCTGGGGGTCCACAGTGGAGACAAACCTTTCTCATGTCCTCACTGTTCTTATAGGAGCCGACTGAAGGAATCTCTTCTGCAACACATCAGGACACACACAg AACTCACAGCCTCGAGAAACCTTACAAGTGTCAACACTGTGACTACCGCAG TATCCAGAAGAAAAGTTTGGATCTTCACGCCCGGCGCCATCACACCGGAGAGACGTTTCCATGCCAACAGTGTGAGTATTCCAGTCCTGACCGCCAGCTGCTTCTGCGACACACACGCAGACGCCACGCCCCCTCCCAGAGAAAGTCGTCCAATCTGTTTTGAGTGCCAGCTGGTTTGGACTTACAAGACAATGCGACAAAGACGGAATCATGTTATTCAAAATGGATGA
- the klhl18 gene encoding kelch-like protein 18, which yields MGDVLCEELEDLVHFSVHDLPTRGYVVMEEIRRQGKLCDVTLKAGDHKFSAHRIILAASIPYFHAMFTNDMVECKQDEILMQGMDPSALEALINFAYSGHVAIDQQNVQSLLIGSSFLQLQNVKDACCSFLQERLHPKNCLGVRQFAETMMCTTLYDSANNFLHQHFVDVSLSDEFLNLKTEEVLELVGCDELNVKTEEQVFEAVLIWIHHDRHKRESFLPELLSRIRLPLCRPQFLTENVQQEELVRCCHKCRDLVDEAKDFHLMLERRPHLPAFKTRQRCCTSITGLIYAVGGLTSSGDSLNVVEVFDPVGNLWARCQQMRTARSRVGVAVVNGLLYAIGGYDGQSRLSTVEVYNPDTDSWTKVSSMNSQRSAMGTVVVDGHIYVCGGYDGKSSLNSVERYSPETDRWTVVTEMSASRSAAGVTVFDGRIFVSGGHDGLQIFNTVEYYNHHTNRWHVSAPMSNKRCRHGAAALGSHMYVVGGYDGSGFLSGAEVFSSVAGQWTYLVAMNTRRSRVSLLAMSGCLYAIGGYDGQSNLCSVEMFNPDIDRWTFMAPMACHEGGVGVGCIPLQPT from the exons ATGGGAGACGTTCTTTGCGAGGAACTTGAAGATTTGGTTCATTTTTCAGTCCACGACCTGCCGACGAGAGGCTATGTCGTCATGGAGGAAATACGACGTCAGGGGAaactctgtgacgtcacgctcaaG GCCGGGGATCACAAATTCAGCGCTCATCGCATCATTCTGGCTGCGTCCATACCTTACTTTCACGCCATGTTCACCAATGACATGGTGGAGTGTAAACAGGATGAGATCCTGATGCAGGGAATGGACCCCAG TGCTCTGGAGGCGCTAATCAACTTTGCGTACAGTGGCCATGTTGCCATAGACCAGCAGAATGTTCAATCTCTTCTGATTGGTTCGAGCTTCCTTCAGCTGCAGAACGTGAAAGATGCCTGCTGCTCCTTCTTGCAGGAGAG GTTGCATCCAAAAAACTGTTTGGGAGTGCGTCAGTTTGCCGAAACTATGATGTGCACCACGCTGTATGACTCAGCCAACAACTTCCTGCACCAGCACTTTGTGGACGTGTCCTTGTCTGATGAGTTCCTCAACCTGAAGACGGAGGAGGTGCTTGAGCTCGTTGGCTGTGATGAACTTAATGTGAAAACTGAGGAGCAG GTGTTTGAAGCAGTGCTAATCTGGATCCATCATGACCGGCACAAACGGGAGTCTTTTCTGCCGGAGCTGCTGTCGAGGATCCGACTGCCGCTTTGTCGTCCTCAGTTTCTGACTGAGAATGTCCAGCAGGAAGAACTTGTGCGCTGCTGCCATAAATGCAG AGACCTGGTGGACGAAGCCAAAGACTTCCACCTGATGTTGGAGCGTCGGCCTCACCTTCCGGCCTTCAAGACCCGGCAGAGGTGCTGCACCTCTATCACAGGCCTCATCTACGCCGTGGGAGGACTCACCAGCTCAG GCGATTCTTTAAATGTGGTCGAGGTGTTCGATCCAGTCGGGAATTTGTGGGCACGTTGCCAACAAATGAGGACGGCTCGCAGCAGAGTGGGTGTGGCTGTTGTTAATGGACTGCTGTACGCCATTGGAGGATATGACGGACAGTCACGCCTCAGCACTGTCGAAGTTTACAACCCCGATACTGACAGCTGGACCAAAGTGTCCAGCATGAACAGCCAACGCAG CGCCATGGGAACGGTGGTGGTTGATGGACACATCTACGTGTGTGGCGGATATGATGGAAAATCTTCCCTCAACTCTGTTGAGCGTTACTCTCCTGAAACTGACAG GTGGACCGTCGTGACGGAAATGAGCGCCAGTCGCAGCGCTGCCGGCGTGACAGTGTTTGATGGACGCATATTTGTCTCTGGCGGCCATGATGGTTTACAGATCTTCAACACA GTGGAGTATTACAACCACCACACAAACCGCTGGCATGTGTCGGCGCCCATGTCTAACAAGCGCTGTCGTCATGGCGCTGCAGCGCTTGGCAGCCACATGTATGTGGTGGGCGGCTACGACGGCTCAGGTTTCCTCAGCGGTGCGGAGGTGTTCAGCTCTGTGGCGGGCCAGTGGACCTACCTGGTGGCCATGAACACGCGGCGCAGCAGGGTGTCTCTGCTGGCAATGTCAGGCTGCCTTTACGCCATAGGTGGATACGATGGACAGTCCAACCTGTGCTCCGTGGAGATGTTTAATCCTGACATCGACCGCTGGACCTTCATGGCGCCTATGGCGTGTCACGAAGGAGGGGTGGGCGTCGGCTGCATTCCCCTGCAGCCCACCTAA